The Gemmata palustris genome includes a region encoding these proteins:
- a CDS encoding GNAT family N-acetyltransferase, translating into MNLTIRPATPADETVLAAFNTAIAWETEHKHLDPTVLAAGIRAVFADPARGFYTVAESGGEVVGQMMVTFEWSDWRNGWFWWVQSVYVREDARRGGVFRALYRAIEQRAAAEPTVIGLRLYFDLENTRAQATYRALGMSDTTYGMMEVYPLPGRDAHIG; encoded by the coding sequence ATGAATCTGACCATTCGCCCCGCGACCCCCGCCGACGAAACGGTGCTCGCGGCGTTCAACACCGCGATCGCGTGGGAGACCGAGCACAAGCACCTCGACCCGACGGTACTGGCGGCCGGCATCCGCGCGGTCTTCGCCGATCCCGCGCGCGGGTTCTACACGGTAGCGGAGAGCGGCGGAGAGGTCGTCGGCCAAATGATGGTCACGTTCGAGTGGAGCGACTGGCGGAACGGCTGGTTCTGGTGGGTGCAGAGCGTGTACGTGCGCGAGGACGCGCGCCGCGGAGGGGTGTTTCGCGCGCTCTATCGCGCGATCGAACAGCGGGCCGCCGCCGAACCCACCGTGATCGGGCTGCGGCTCTATTTCGATCTGGAAAACACCCGCGCGCAGGCCACGTACCGCGCGCTCGGGATGAGTGATACGACCTACGGAATGATGGAAGTGTACCCGCTACCGGGGCGCGACGCGCACATCGGATGA
- a CDS encoding adenine phosphoribosyltransferase, with amino-acid sequence MPQSSEFRQESAVDLRAFIRDVPDFPKPGVLFKDIMPLLGDPAAFGFAVAELAGHYPAGGIDVIAAAEARGFLFAAPMALALKKPLVPLRKPGKLPGETHSFKYDLEYGSAELHVHADAIRPGARVLVVDDVLATGGTMAAACKLIELAGGSVVGCAFLIELAFLNGRAPLVGYDIFSLLTY; translated from the coding sequence ATGCCCCAGAGTTCCGAGTTCCGCCAGGAGTCCGCTGTGGATCTCAGAGCGTTCATCCGCGACGTGCCGGACTTCCCCAAACCCGGCGTCCTGTTCAAAGACATTATGCCGCTCCTCGGCGACCCGGCGGCGTTCGGGTTCGCGGTGGCCGAACTCGCGGGCCACTACCCGGCGGGCGGGATCGACGTGATCGCGGCGGCCGAGGCCCGCGGGTTCCTGTTCGCCGCACCGATGGCGCTCGCACTCAAGAAGCCGCTCGTGCCGCTCCGCAAGCCGGGGAAATTGCCGGGCGAGACCCACAGTTTCAAATACGACCTCGAATACGGTTCGGCCGAACTCCACGTCCACGCGGACGCGATCCGACCCGGCGCGCGGGTGCTGGTCGTGGACGACGTGTTGGCGACCGGCGGAACGATGGCGGCGGCGTGCAAACTCATCGAACTCGCCGGCGGCAGTGTTGTGGGGTGCGCGTTCCTCATCGAACTCGCGTTCCTGAACGGTCGCGCGCCGCTCGTCGGCTACGACATCTTTAGCCTCCTTACTTACTGA